Proteins encoded within one genomic window of Flavobacterium oreochromis:
- the trxA gene encoding thioredoxin: MALAITDATFDEVVLQSDKPVLVDFWATWCGPCRMVGPVIDEIATEYEGKAVIGKVDVDANQEFAAKYGVRNIPTVLIFQNGEVVGRQVGVAPKDAYTKAIDALL; encoded by the coding sequence ATGGCATTAGCAATTACAGATGCTACATTTGATGAAGTAGTATTACAATCAGACAAACCAGTTTTAGTAGATTTTTGGGCAACTTGGTGTGGGCCTTGTCGTATGGTAGGTCCCGTTATTGATGAGATTGCAACAGAGTATGAAGGGAAAGCAGTAATTGGTAAGGTAGATGTAGATGCCAATCAAGAATTTGCTGCAAAGTATGGTGTACGTAATATTCCTACTGTTTTAATTTTTCAAAATGGAGAAGTGGTAGGTCGTCAAGTAGGTGTAGCACCCAAAGATGCTTATACTAAAGCAATTGATGCTTTATTATAA
- a CDS encoding outer membrane beta-barrel protein, whose protein sequence is MIKKFMLLGAVVLSLTTNAQDSKRGFYLKAGGSYFIQTVPTNFPVVNGYAPVSESNVNGVKTTRLISGSFGEGFRTNLTGGFRFTERLGVEMGVHYYQSNAKTMFERETIVGPAYYNLSGKGTVRALDLSPSLVLYLGEVNKFEPYTKVGVIVPVYGHLTIETKGVGNIPNNPQINRTDVVKPQPTLGFMATVGTSYKITNNLSAFAEVEYRNFTVKGKNKEVTVFDVNGVNVLPSLPYSETHSNYVDTLDASSNTGTNTSIAKDELASYVSISGVGLSLGMRYNF, encoded by the coding sequence ATGATTAAAAAATTTATGTTATTAGGAGCAGTAGTTTTGTCATTAACTACTAATGCTCAAGATTCAAAAAGAGGATTTTATTTGAAAGCAGGAGGATCTTATTTTATTCAAACGGTTCCAACTAATTTTCCAGTAGTTAACGGGTATGCTCCAGTAAGTGAGTCAAATGTTAATGGTGTTAAAACAACAAGATTAATTTCAGGATCTTTTGGTGAAGGTTTTAGAACTAATTTAACTGGAGGTTTTCGTTTTACAGAGCGTTTAGGCGTTGAAATGGGAGTTCATTATTATCAGAGTAATGCTAAAACAATGTTTGAAAGAGAGACAATAGTAGGTCCTGCTTATTATAATTTAAGTGGAAAAGGTACTGTTAGAGCATTAGATTTATCTCCTTCATTAGTATTATATCTAGGAGAAGTAAATAAGTTTGAGCCTTATACTAAAGTAGGTGTTATAGTTCCTGTTTATGGTCATTTAACAATTGAAACTAAAGGAGTTGGGAATATTCCTAATAATCCACAGATTAATAGAACAGATGTAGTAAAACCTCAACCAACATTAGGCTTTATGGCAACAGTTGGTACATCGTATAAAATTACTAATAATTTATCTGCATTTGCGGAAGTTGAATATCGTAATTTTACAGTAAAAGGGAAAAACAAAGAAGTTACTGTTTTTGATGTTAATGGTGTAAATGTGTTACCAAGTTTGCCTTATTCAGAAACACATTCTAATTACGTTGATACATTAGACGCTAGTTCTAATACAGGAACTAATACTTCTATAGCAAAAGATGAATTAGCTTCTTATGTTAGTATCAGTGGTGTTGGTTTGTCATTAGGTATGCGTTACAATTTCTAG
- a CDS encoding DUF6252 family protein, which produces MRNITCLFLLSLFGISCQDDVAFNDPAFQVTIGNSLWKANSKIAKINSAGILTLEGNSSTHNLKLQINNSEVGTYPLGTINQNGIVIYTGVGQNTESFSTGIGKGPVSQMEVVNRGTGYLAGNIVSVSGGSGSGLKVNIEVDSKGLISEVVLANPGKDYKVGDLVTVNGGNNDAQLKIDRIANSGGQIVITENTGVTISGTFTFTAFSTSSGLTITGKEGVFYKIPLSK; this is translated from the coding sequence ATGAGAAATATTACATGCCTTTTTTTGCTTTCATTGTTTGGAATCTCTTGTCAAGACGATGTTGCTTTTAATGATCCTGCGTTTCAAGTTACTATAGGTAATAGTTTGTGGAAAGCGAATAGTAAAATAGCTAAAATAAATTCCGCAGGAATATTGACTTTGGAAGGGAATTCGTCTACTCATAATTTGAAACTTCAAATTAATAATAGTGAAGTAGGGACTTATCCATTAGGTACAATTAATCAAAATGGAATAGTTATTTATACAGGTGTTGGTCAAAATACAGAAAGTTTTTCTACAGGAATAGGGAAAGGACCTGTTAGTCAAATGGAAGTTGTTAATAGAGGTACAGGATATCTTGCTGGAAATATAGTGAGTGTTTCAGGAGGATCGGGTAGTGGGTTGAAGGTGAATATAGAAGTAGATTCAAAAGGTCTGATTTCTGAAGTTGTTTTGGCAAATCCTGGAAAAGATTATAAAGTAGGGGATTTAGTTACTGTTAATGGCGGTAATAATGATGCTCAACTTAAAATTGATCGAATAGCTAATAGTGGTGGTCAAATTGTTATTACTGAAAATACAGGGGTAACTATTTCTGGTACTTTTACATTTACAGCTTTTAGTACTAGTTCAGGTTTAACTATAACTGGTAAGGAAGGTGTTTTTTATAAAATTCCTCTTTCAAAATAA